A genomic window from Luteolibacter sp. LG18 includes:
- a CDS encoding cytochrome c, which translates to MSDPLQKPDLEESINVTETHGRIARQIAAAARENKLGENGNHPIAPWFIFILVLVGLAAGAVLNNSGKLFSYDSTFREGYVRAPEPGGGDSGPLPVIAIKAYSAKGSKIYSAKCNGCHGADAKGDGANYPSLSGSEWVKGPTERFAMIVLNGLHGPTSTGKAYGAAGMPPQGGGMTPEDLGCLLTYLRNNVGNSVGDIVTADMAKAGMDASAKRAKAGQQVDADELNSDHKKDLPGEKLDPNTMVDPVTLAPAAAK; encoded by the coding sequence ATGTCCGATCCACTTCAGAAGCCCGATCTCGAGGAATCGATCAATGTGACCGAGACCCACGGCCGCATCGCGCGCCAGATCGCCGCGGCCGCCCGCGAGAACAAGCTCGGCGAGAACGGCAACCATCCGATCGCGCCCTGGTTCATCTTCATCCTGGTGCTCGTCGGCCTCGCCGCCGGTGCCGTGTTGAACAACAGCGGCAAGCTGTTCTCCTACGACTCCACCTTCCGCGAAGGCTATGTCCGCGCTCCCGAGCCGGGCGGCGGTGACAGCGGTCCGCTTCCCGTGATTGCCATCAAGGCCTACTCGGCCAAGGGTTCGAAGATCTACTCCGCCAAGTGCAACGGCTGCCACGGTGCCGATGCCAAGGGTGACGGCGCGAACTACCCGTCCCTCTCCGGTTCGGAGTGGGTCAAGGGCCCGACCGAGCGCTTCGCCATGATCGTCCTGAACGGCCTCCACGGCCCGACCAGCACTGGCAAGGCCTACGGCGCGGCCGGCATGCCCCCGCAGGGCGGCGGCATGACCCCCGAGGACCTCGGCTGCCTACTGACCTACCTCCGGAACAACGTCGGCAACTCCGTCGGCGACATCGTCACCGCGGACATGGCCAAGGCCGGCATGGATGCCTCGGCCAAGCGCGCCAAGGCCGGCCAGCAGGTCGACGCCGACGAATTGAACTCCGATCACAAGAAAGACCTTCCGGGCGAAAAGCTCGATCCCAACACGATGGTCGACCCCGTCACCCTCGCCCCGGCTGCGGCCAAGTAA
- a CDS encoding DUF3820 family protein, whose protein sequence is MDLTDIDREDFRRLLAEIGKARMPYGKFGPKDYPPAGVPVMDLPPEYLAWFKERGFPKGRLGELMAIVYEVKETGMDKVFDPVRALNGGRHKLRAPRRRSFDFE, encoded by the coding sequence ATGGACCTGACCGACATCGACCGTGAGGATTTCCGTCGGCTGCTGGCCGAAATCGGCAAGGCACGCATGCCCTACGGGAAATTCGGTCCGAAGGACTATCCACCGGCGGGCGTGCCGGTGATGGATCTGCCGCCGGAATACCTGGCGTGGTTCAAGGAGCGGGGTTTTCCGAAGGGACGGCTCGGTGAGCTGATGGCGATCGTCTACGAGGTGAAGGAAACGGGGATGGACAAGGTGTTCGACCCGGTCCGCGCGCTGAACGGCGGCCGCCACAAGCTGCGCGCGCCGAGGCGCCGGAGCTTCGATTTCGAGTAG
- a CDS encoding cbb3-type cytochrome c oxidase subunit I: MSQDTPNTPDKDAFLRASIDRSLRHPVMFFFTSAAAWLAVSILLGIISSAKTHSPGFLSCASWLTYGRVFPAHVNTLVYGWGAQAAFGTMIWLMSRLSRQECRAAGIILTAGHVWNFTVLCGTVGILAGFGSGMPWMEFPAFAWPVLFVSYSAIAIWSLVQFKVRPEGHTYVSQWFVLGAMIWFPWIFLTANVILHCLPGNPVMAAGINAWYRSALLLLFFLPVGIGAAYYLVPKVTGRPVMSYTLAKIGFWSLAVIAPWAGMQKLTGAPIPYFLPYLGATATILCAIPAFAAAFNLISTAARAGDTFIHSPSLRFTVGGLIGLFLFGIACVFLNLSSVQSVAQFSLSGYGFDLLGLYGFFSFVMFGAIYFIVPRVTRREWLSRRLIKTHFVLSSYGLAIIVLVALFGGYEQGLGQEEFRSPWQFVSQRAFPYAIFTTAAWIAILLSNIFFFFHLTLMWLRLGRRSSHPTLLIDGHHGSPHGPEGDIDNAGPGHAAAH; this comes from the coding sequence ATGTCCCAAGACACTCCCAACACCCCGGACAAGGACGCCTTCCTGCGCGCGTCGATCGACCGTTCGCTGCGCCATCCGGTGATGTTCTTCTTCACCAGCGCCGCCGCGTGGCTCGCCGTTTCGATCCTGCTCGGGATCATTTCCTCGGCGAAGACCCACAGCCCGGGTTTCCTGTCCTGCGCGAGCTGGCTGACCTACGGCCGTGTGTTCCCGGCCCACGTCAACACCCTCGTCTATGGCTGGGGGGCGCAGGCCGCCTTCGGCACGATGATCTGGCTGATGTCCCGCCTTTCCCGCCAGGAGTGCCGCGCCGCCGGGATCATCCTGACCGCCGGCCACGTCTGGAACTTCACGGTGCTTTGCGGCACGGTGGGCATCCTCGCCGGTTTCGGCAGCGGCATGCCGTGGATGGAGTTCCCGGCCTTCGCCTGGCCGGTGCTGTTCGTCAGCTATTCGGCGATCGCAATCTGGTCGCTGGTCCAGTTCAAGGTCCGCCCGGAAGGCCACACCTACGTTTCGCAGTGGTTCGTGCTCGGCGCGATGATCTGGTTCCCGTGGATCTTCCTCACCGCGAACGTGATCCTTCACTGCCTGCCGGGCAACCCGGTGATGGCGGCCGGCATCAATGCCTGGTATCGCTCCGCGCTGTTGCTGCTGTTCTTCCTCCCGGTCGGCATCGGTGCCGCTTATTACCTCGTTCCGAAGGTCACCGGCCGTCCGGTGATGAGCTACACGCTCGCCAAGATCGGTTTCTGGTCGCTCGCCGTGATCGCCCCGTGGGCGGGCATGCAGAAGCTCACCGGCGCTCCGATCCCTTACTTCCTGCCGTATCTCGGTGCCACCGCCACGATCCTGTGCGCGATTCCGGCTTTCGCCGCGGCCTTCAACCTGATCTCCACCGCGGCCCGTGCCGGTGACACGTTCATCCACAGCCCGAGCCTCCGCTTCACCGTCGGCGGTCTGATCGGCCTGTTCCTGTTCGGCATCGCCTGCGTGTTCCTGAACCTCAGCTCGGTGCAGTCGGTGGCGCAGTTCTCTCTTTCCGGCTACGGTTTCGACCTGCTCGGCCTCTACGGATTCTTCAGCTTCGTGATGTTCGGCGCGATCTACTTCATCGTGCCGCGCGTGACCCGCCGCGAGTGGTTGTCCCGCCGCCTGATCAAGACGCACTTCGTGCTCTCGTCCTACGGTCTGGCGATCATTGTGCTGGTCGCGCTGTTCGGCGGCTACGAGCAGGGCCTCGGCCAGGAGGAGTTCCGCAGCCCGTGGCAGTTCGTGTCCCAGCGCGCGTTCCCTTACGCTATCTTCACCACGGCGGCTTGGATCGCGATCCTGCTCTCGAACATCTTCTTCTTCTTCCACCTCACCCTGATGTGGCTCCGCCTCGGCCGCCGCTCGTCGCACCCGACGCTGCTGATCGACGGGCACCACGGCAGCCCGCACGGCCCGGAGGGTGACATCGACAACGCCGGTCCCGGCCACGCCGCCGCCCACTGA
- a CDS encoding cytochrome C oxidase subunit IV family protein, which produces MADSPEDIKKKVKSYLLVGGVLFLGTYLTYKVATTEVLDIGKHGFDTADCLLGFLIATIKATLVAAIFMHLNHEKKAIYWIFFGSFVTAASLAGLTALAYFSPIHDKFFPGAKAGYVGQHD; this is translated from the coding sequence ATGGCTGACTCTCCCGAAGACATCAAAAAGAAGGTCAAGTCCTACCTGCTGGTCGGCGGCGTGCTGTTCCTTGGCACGTATCTCACTTACAAGGTGGCGACCACCGAGGTGTTGGATATCGGCAAGCACGGCTTCGACACGGCGGACTGCCTGCTCGGCTTCCTGATCGCGACGATCAAGGCCACGCTGGTGGCGGCGATCTTCATGCACCTCAACCACGAGAAGAAGGCGATCTACTGGATCTTCTTCGGCAGCTTCGTCACCGCCGCCTCGCTGGCCGGTCTGACGGCGCTGGCGTACTTCAGCCCGATCCACGACAAGTTCTTCCCCGGAGCCAAAGCCGGCTACGTGGGTCAGCACGACTGA
- a CDS encoding DUF3341 domain-containing protein, giving the protein MSTTRKRVYGYLAEFKSASSLYKAAEKVRDAGFRKWDCYSPYPIHGLDKAMGLKRSILPWFVFFGGITGTCTAFTLAYTTQVVLYPTVVQAKPANVFTVPAFFPIMFELTILFSGFTVLFGLLALMKLPRLNHPLFASRQFHRATDDGFFIAVEARDAKFSPEGTRSFLEGIGGSSIELVEEEES; this is encoded by the coding sequence GTGAGCACGACCCGCAAACGCGTCTACGGCTATCTCGCCGAGTTCAAGAGCGCCTCCTCCCTGTATAAAGCAGCGGAAAAGGTGCGCGACGCCGGCTTCCGGAAATGGGATTGCTACTCCCCGTATCCGATCCACGGCCTCGACAAGGCGATGGGCCTGAAGCGCTCGATCCTTCCCTGGTTCGTGTTCTTCGGCGGCATCACCGGCACCTGCACCGCCTTCACCCTGGCCTACACCACGCAGGTCGTCCTGTATCCGACGGTGGTGCAGGCGAAGCCCGCCAACGTCTTCACGGTGCCGGCGTTCTTCCCGATCATGTTCGAGCTGACGATCCTGTTCTCGGGCTTCACCGTGTTGTTCGGCCTGCTGGCGCTGATGAAGCTGCCGCGCCTGAACCACCCGCTCTTCGCGAGCCGCCAGTTCCACCGCGCCACCGATGACGGCTTCTTCATCGCCGTGGAGGCGCGCGACGCCAAGTTCAGCCCCGAGGGCACCCGTTCCTTCCTCGAAGGCATCGGCGGTTCGAGCATCGAACTTGTCGAAGAAGAGGAATCCTGA
- a CDS encoding cytochrome c oxidase subunit II has translation MSPSKLLGIPECFSAHGGQVDHLIDVVHWFMIALFVGWTLFFLFCLFRFWHRRNAKASYEGVKNHISSHIEVGVVIIEAVLLLGFAFPLWADRVDDWDHVREQNPLRVRVVGWQFGWTYHYAGADGKFGRIDPHLISGNNELGIDFNDPNAADDFTSPILKLPVDKPAVLNVTSKDVIHNYSLIPMRIQQDAIPGKEIPMWFTPVKTLETYVVCGQLCGEGHGNMIGSMEVMPVKAFDKWFDGQTESALKAHQASAAPKAEK, from the coding sequence ATGAGTCCTTCCAAACTTCTCGGCATCCCGGAATGCTTCTCCGCCCACGGCGGCCAGGTCGACCACCTCATCGACGTGGTCCACTGGTTCATGATCGCCCTTTTCGTGGGCTGGACGCTGTTCTTCCTGTTCTGCCTGTTCCGCTTCTGGCACCGCCGCAACGCGAAGGCGTCTTATGAAGGCGTGAAGAACCACATCTCCTCCCACATCGAGGTTGGCGTGGTGATCATCGAGGCAGTCCTTCTCCTCGGCTTCGCGTTCCCGCTCTGGGCGGACCGCGTGGACGACTGGGATCACGTCCGGGAGCAGAACCCGCTGCGCGTCCGCGTCGTCGGCTGGCAGTTCGGCTGGACCTATCACTACGCCGGTGCCGATGGCAAGTTCGGCCGTATCGACCCGCACCTGATCTCCGGCAACAACGAGCTTGGCATCGATTTCAACGACCCGAACGCGGCCGATGACTTCACCAGCCCGATCCTCAAGCTGCCGGTCGACAAGCCGGCGGTGCTGAACGTCACCAGCAAGGATGTGATCCACAACTACTCGCTGATCCCGATGCGCATCCAGCAGGATGCCATCCCGGGCAAGGAGATCCCGATGTGGTTCACCCCGGTCAAGACGCTCGAAACCTACGTCGTTTGCGGCCAGCTCTGCGGCGAAGGCCACGGCAACATGATCGGCTCCATGGAAGTGATGCCGGTGAAGGCCTTCGACAAGTGGTTCGACGGCCAGACCGAATCGGCGCTGAAGGCCCACCAGGCCAGCGCGGCTCCGAAGGCTGAGAAGTAA
- a CDS encoding cbb3-type cytochrome c oxidase subunit I: MSAHAHTDDHAHHDDHHHNPGFISKYVFSTDHKMIGLQYGLTAMAFLLFGFYLMMMMRWSIAFPHEPLPKFMGIFFSDTWKARWLQDGKITGETYNMFGAMHGTIMVFLGIVPLGFGAFGNYVTPLQIGAPDMAFPKLNMASYWLYLLGGLVMCGSFFMESGAAKSGWTNYSPLAGFADGQIVNQWLAGQTQWLVGLVLLISSSLLGSVNFITTIINLRARGMTWMRLPFFVWAMLVTGFLLLLAFPPLEAAGIMQLMDRVAHSSFFMPTGLYTKTEGLAELSGGGSPLLFQHLFWFLGHPEVYVLLLPAIACVAEIIPVYTRKPLWGYKSMVYGVLTLGFLSFIVWAHHMYLTGMGAAVSTWFQTTTVLISVPSVILLTAMIISLWGGSIRFEPAMMWACAFLPMFGIGGLTGLPLAFNLADLHLHDTYYVIGHFHYVVAPGILFGLFAGVYHWYPKITGRYMSRKLAHLHFWPSLICMNVLFFPMLVQGMAGFHRRWYNGGDAYLAKAKDSVNVFGNTVHEYIDLNIVMSAGAWALAVAQIPFILNLFGAKFLGRKVENDNPWNATTLEWATPTPPGHGNFEFEPAIYRGPYEYNRPDHDEDFLPQWTEPKRPDGEPAKSPAHH; encoded by the coding sequence ATGAGCGCTCACGCCCACACCGACGATCACGCCCATCACGATGATCACCACCACAATCCGGGGTTCATCAGCAAGTACGTCTTCTCGACCGACCACAAGATGATCGGTCTCCAGTATGGCCTCACGGCCATGGCCTTCCTCCTCTTCGGGTTCTACCTGATGATGATGATGCGCTGGAGCATTGCCTTCCCGCACGAGCCCCTGCCAAAGTTCATGGGGATCTTCTTCAGCGACACCTGGAAGGCCCGCTGGCTGCAGGACGGCAAGATCACGGGTGAGACCTACAACATGTTCGGTGCCATGCACGGCACCATCATGGTGTTCCTCGGCATCGTGCCGCTCGGTTTCGGTGCCTTCGGCAACTACGTCACCCCGCTCCAGATCGGCGCGCCGGACATGGCGTTCCCGAAGCTGAACATGGCTTCCTACTGGCTCTATCTCCTCGGTGGCCTGGTGATGTGCGGTTCCTTCTTCATGGAATCCGGCGCGGCCAAGTCCGGCTGGACGAACTACTCGCCGCTTGCCGGTTTCGCGGACGGCCAGATCGTCAACCAGTGGTTGGCGGGCCAGACCCAGTGGCTGGTCGGTCTCGTGCTGCTGATCTCCTCCTCGCTGCTCGGTTCGGTGAACTTCATCACCACGATCATCAACCTGCGCGCCCGCGGCATGACTTGGATGCGCCTGCCGTTCTTCGTCTGGGCGATGCTCGTGACCGGCTTCCTGCTCCTGCTGGCGTTCCCGCCGCTTGAAGCCGCCGGCATCATGCAGCTGATGGACCGTGTGGCCCACTCGTCCTTCTTCATGCCGACCGGTCTCTACACCAAGACCGAAGGCCTCGCCGAGCTCTCCGGTGGCGGTTCGCCGCTGCTGTTCCAGCACCTTTTCTGGTTCCTGGGCCACCCGGAGGTGTACGTGCTCCTTCTTCCGGCCATCGCCTGTGTGGCGGAAATCATCCCGGTCTACACCCGCAAGCCGCTGTGGGGCTACAAGTCCATGGTTTACGGCGTGCTGACGCTTGGCTTCCTGTCCTTCATCGTGTGGGCGCACCACATGTATCTCACGGGCATGGGTGCCGCGGTGTCCACTTGGTTCCAGACCACCACGGTCTTGATCTCGGTGCCGTCGGTGATCCTCCTGACCGCCATGATCATCTCGCTGTGGGGCGGTTCGATTCGCTTCGAGCCGGCGATGATGTGGGCCTGCGCCTTCCTGCCGATGTTCGGTATCGGCGGTCTGACCGGTCTGCCGCTGGCCTTCAACCTGGCTGACCTGCACCTGCACGACACCTACTACGTGATCGGCCACTTCCACTACGTGGTGGCTCCGGGCATCCTGTTCGGTCTCTTCGCCGGTGTGTATCACTGGTATCCGAAGATCACCGGCCGCTACATGAGCCGCAAGCTGGCCCACCTCCACTTCTGGCCGAGCCTGATCTGCATGAACGTCCTGTTCTTCCCGATGCTGGTGCAGGGCATGGCCGGTTTCCACCGCCGCTGGTACAACGGTGGCGACGCCTACCTCGCCAAGGCGAAGGACAGCGTGAACGTCTTCGGCAACACGGTGCATGAGTATATCGATCTCAACATCGTGATGTCCGCCGGCGCCTGGGCCCTCGCCGTCGCGCAAATTCCCTTCATCCTGAACCTTTTCGGCGCGAAGTTCCTCGGCCGCAAGGTCGAGAACGACAACCCGTGGAACGCGACCACCCTCGAGTGGGCGACCCCGACGCCTCCGGGACACGGCAACTTCGAATTCGAGCCGGCGATCTACCGCGGCCCGTATGAATACAACCGTCCGGACCACGACGAGGACTTCCTCCCGCAGTGGACCGAGCCGAAGCGCCCCGATGGCGAACCGGCCAAGAGCCCGGCCCACCACTGA
- a CDS encoding cytochrome c, producing MRYFFLAYAIIALLVVGIFGFRGQKFSSPPIRIFPDMKEQDKLRPQKPDAFFADGQGARKPVSGTQPRGFNEDGVKEIGGIAEPEFGGQTGYYYTGHVGDFYGTGMPEELTLTETNAAAFLRRGEERFQIYCMPCHGKSGDGQGITGQYGVPGIANLHMLKAATYPDGQMFEVISKGKGNMGSYAANVPIRDRWAIIAYVRALQTAKEAPYEAVKPAFDAAKAAGQVK from the coding sequence ATGCGCTACTTCTTCCTAGCCTACGCGATCATCGCGCTTCTCGTCGTCGGGATCTTCGGATTCCGCGGTCAGAAGTTCTCCAGCCCTCCGATCCGGATCTTCCCGGACATGAAGGAGCAGGACAAGCTCCGCCCGCAGAAGCCGGACGCGTTCTTCGCGGATGGCCAGGGTGCCCGCAAGCCGGTGAGCGGCACGCAGCCGCGCGGCTTCAACGAGGACGGCGTGAAGGAGATCGGCGGCATCGCCGAGCCCGAGTTCGGCGGCCAGACGGGCTACTACTACACCGGCCACGTCGGTGATTTCTACGGCACCGGCATGCCCGAGGAGTTGACGCTCACCGAGACCAATGCCGCCGCCTTCCTGCGCCGCGGCGAGGAACGCTTCCAGATCTACTGCATGCCGTGCCACGGCAAGTCCGGCGACGGCCAGGGCATCACCGGCCAGTACGGTGTGCCGGGCATCGCGAACCTGCACATGCTCAAGGCCGCCACCTACCCGGATGGCCAGATGTTCGAGGTGATCTCGAAGGGCAAGGGCAACATGGGTTCCTACGCCGCCAACGTTCCGATCCGCGACCGCTGGGCGATCATTGCCTACGTCCGCGCCCTGCAAACCGCCAAGGAAGCCCCCTACGAGGCTGTCAAACCCGCTTTCGATGCCGCCAAGGCCGCCGGCCAGGTGAAGTAA
- a CDS encoding cytochrome c oxidase subunit 3: MEIPYVVTPRKDTGLINSKIAIWLFLASEVMLFGGFFSAYVFLRIGADYPWPERALPVIPGLVNTFVLIASSVTVVFAWASLKLRQWGKFQAYMGFTILCACVFMVLKGIEYNVKFHHQALRMPDGAVIEGHLGSELKPGVDPHGKIQESDYLLDHNGSKIEEDRIFVETAGLTFNTVRFHKDWVKEILKEAEEEHAKITLASELKLQAKGGEQVFAAGTPLTIDLLEKIADLHVAARTNNGTVRADALRAEWATAKEENPHKRGWEMADKVNIDPAKIQGKLLTEAPSVAFKVEPATKLEFKPRDIKEGATQSRLRDDTTIEGKLLESPMVFHYVDAVDFRYLAMKAKEKGQDPAVAVEKSWLLANSKELKEAWEWHKGEIAKLEQHLKDKYGFEKDEKTGLPTTTPKREPTFTERYRIEWKDFAAKAAGKPRTDREEMPTFAEQIKGPDYETREQNHTFPHLEVPREQVAFSSKFAPAWSTYYAIYFTMTGLHGLHVIGGALVLAYYLFFGKKMYLSNPEWLANRVEVGGLFWHFVDLVWIFLFPLLYLM, from the coding sequence ATGGAAATTCCCTACGTCGTTACTCCCCGCAAGGACACGGGCCTCATCAACTCGAAGATCGCCATCTGGCTGTTCCTCGCGTCCGAAGTCATGTTGTTCGGCGGTTTCTTCTCCGCCTACGTCTTCCTGCGCATCGGCGCGGACTATCCGTGGCCGGAACGCGCCCTGCCGGTCATCCCGGGTCTGGTGAACACCTTCGTGCTCATCGCCTCCTCGGTGACGGTGGTGTTCGCCTGGGCCTCCCTGAAGCTCCGCCAGTGGGGCAAGTTCCAGGCCTACATGGGCTTCACCATCCTCTGCGCGTGCGTGTTCATGGTGCTCAAGGGCATCGAGTACAACGTGAAGTTCCATCACCAGGCGCTCCGCATGCCGGACGGTGCGGTGATCGAAGGTCACCTTGGCAGCGAACTGAAGCCGGGTGTCGATCCACACGGGAAGATCCAGGAGTCCGATTACCTGCTCGACCACAATGGCAGCAAGATCGAGGAAGACCGCATCTTTGTCGAAACCGCCGGCCTGACCTTCAACACCGTCCGCTTCCACAAGGACTGGGTGAAGGAAATCCTGAAGGAAGCCGAGGAAGAGCACGCCAAGATCACGCTCGCGTCCGAGCTGAAGCTCCAGGCCAAGGGCGGCGAGCAGGTGTTCGCCGCCGGCACGCCGCTCACGATCGACCTTCTTGAGAAGATCGCCGACCTCCACGTCGCGGCCCGCACCAACAATGGTACCGTTCGCGCCGACGCGCTTCGCGCCGAGTGGGCCACCGCCAAGGAAGAGAATCCGCACAAGCGGGGCTGGGAGATGGCCGACAAGGTCAACATCGACCCGGCCAAGATCCAAGGCAAGCTGCTGACCGAGGCCCCAAGCGTGGCCTTCAAGGTCGAGCCGGCCACCAAGCTCGAGTTCAAGCCGCGTGACATCAAGGAAGGCGCGACCCAGAGCCGCCTCCGCGACGACACCACGATCGAGGGCAAGCTCCTCGAAAGCCCGATGGTGTTCCACTACGTGGACGCCGTGGACTTCCGCTACCTCGCCATGAAGGCGAAGGAGAAGGGCCAGGATCCCGCCGTCGCCGTCGAGAAGTCCTGGTTGCTCGCCAACAGCAAGGAGCTCAAGGAAGCTTGGGAATGGCACAAGGGCGAGATCGCCAAGCTCGAGCAGCACCTGAAGGACAAATACGGTTTCGAAAAGGACGAGAAGACCGGCTTGCCGACCACCACGCCGAAGCGCGAGCCCACCTTCACGGAGCGCTACCGCATCGAGTGGAAGGATTTCGCCGCCAAGGCCGCGGGCAAGCCCCGCACCGACCGCGAGGAAATGCCGACCTTCGCAGAGCAGATCAAGGGTCCGGATTACGAGACCCGCGAGCAGAACCACACCTTCCCGCACCTCGAGGTGCCGCGTGAGCAGGTGGCGTTCTCCTCGAAGTTCGCTCCCGCATGGAGCACCTACTACGCGATCTACTTCACGATGACCGGTCTGCACGGCCTTCACGTCATCGGCGGTGCGCTGGTGCTCGCCTACTACCTGTTCTTCGGCAAGAAGATGTATCTCAGCAATCCGGAGTGGCTTGCCAACCGGGTGGAAGTCGGCGGCCTGTTCTGGCACTTCGTCGACCTCGTCTGGATCTTCCTCTTCCCGCTGCTTTACCTGATGTAA
- a CDS encoding cbb3-type cytochrome c oxidase subunit II — protein MTFRSFVLGLSASFGFAWLFVVVVPFFKMRDLQPISFKEGVDTKEGLYYPKRAGRVANGAAVYAENGCYVCHTQVVRPTYAGNDLYRADWGGLKDNGEGIDTRRETNAYDFQYEKFAQIGLTRFGPDLSNLGRRVESVYAKGSDPAAWLYAHLYNPQAAVDRRKSACPSFRFLFEERKVQGAVSKEALPFPASKADSEILPTPAAKDLVSYLLSLKKDDVVPASLNFSPKKAEKK, from the coding sequence ATGACCTTCCGCTCATTCGTCCTCGGCCTTTCCGCCAGCTTCGGCTTCGCCTGGCTGTTCGTGGTAGTCGTCCCGTTTTTCAAGATGCGTGATCTCCAGCCGATCTCGTTCAAGGAAGGCGTGGACACGAAAGAAGGCCTCTACTATCCGAAGCGCGCCGGCCGTGTGGCCAACGGTGCCGCGGTCTATGCTGAGAACGGCTGCTACGTCTGCCACACCCAGGTGGTGCGCCCGACTTACGCCGGCAACGATCTCTACCGCGCCGACTGGGGCGGTCTGAAGGACAACGGCGAGGGCATCGACACCCGCCGCGAGACCAACGCCTACGACTTCCAGTATGAGAAGTTCGCCCAGATCGGCCTGACCCGTTTCGGTCCGGACCTTTCGAACCTCGGCCGCCGCGTGGAATCGGTTTACGCGAAGGGTTCCGACCCGGCTGCCTGGCTCTACGCCCACCTCTACAACCCGCAGGCCGCGGTGGACCGCCGCAAGTCCGCCTGCCCGTCGTTCCGCTTCCTCTTCGAGGAGCGCAAGGTGCAGGGTGCGGTTTCGAAAGAAGCGCTGCCGTTCCCGGCATCCAAGGCTGACTCGGAGATCCTGCCGACTCCGGCCGCCAAGGATCTGGTTTCCTACCTGCTCTCGCTCAAGAAGGACGACGTCGTCCCCGCTTCCCTGAACTTCTCGCCGAAGAAGGCGGAGAAGAAGTAA
- a CDS encoding cytochrome c, translated as MSYNRDNPLARFSALVWGSITFVLFLVLLGVIYIFKHEDPATLEDAAAAKRYDTKGKIFAAQDAALGYKEIEAGKKVQVPPHDVFEYVGKNLAAAKPAATTTPVPGKVKPGAPAVNLEEINKMVKDGDPIDPAVLAAGKAQYMLCAACHGQNGEGGPAGPAHAGSEWVTGPVSNLILIQLRGLQGPITVKGQPFTTIPMMSAQNFQTDEQIAAVLTYLRNSFGNKASAVSPEQVKALRGEVGKPPLTEAELIKP; from the coding sequence ATGTCTTACAACCGCGACAATCCACTCGCCCGGTTCTCCGCCTTGGTCTGGGGCAGCATCACGTTCGTGCTGTTCCTGGTCCTCCTCGGCGTGATCTATATCTTCAAGCACGAGGATCCGGCCACCCTCGAGGACGCTGCCGCCGCCAAGCGCTACGATACGAAGGGCAAGATCTTCGCCGCCCAGGACGCGGCCCTTGGCTACAAGGAGATCGAGGCAGGCAAGAAGGTCCAGGTGCCGCCGCACGACGTCTTTGAATACGTGGGCAAGAACCTCGCTGCCGCGAAGCCTGCGGCGACCACGACCCCGGTTCCGGGTAAGGTAAAGCCAGGTGCTCCGGCGGTGAATCTTGAAGAGATCAACAAGATGGTGAAGGACGGTGATCCGATCGATCCGGCGGTCCTCGCGGCTGGCAAGGCCCAGTACATGCTCTGCGCGGCCTGCCACGGCCAGAACGGCGAAGGCGGCCCGGCCGGTCCGGCTCACGCCGGTTCCGAATGGGTGACCGGTCCGGTCTCCAACCTGATCCTGATCCAGCTCCGCGGCCTGCAGGGCCCGATCACCGTGAAGGGCCAGCCGTTCACGACGATCCCGATGATGTCGGCCCAGAACTTCCAGACCGACGAGCAGATCGCCGCGGTTCTGACCTACCTCCGCAACAGCTTCGGCAACAAGGCGTCCGCCGTGTCGCCCGAGCAGGTCAAGGCCCTGCGTGGCGAAGTCGGCAAGCCGCCGCTCACCGAGGCCGAGTTGATCAAGCCCTGA